The Dyella caseinilytica genome has a window encoding:
- a CDS encoding alpha-L-fucosidase, producing the protein MAGASLAQSTAPTAATLSPHDADLIWQKATAKFEPERRALLSDVDKGISQGPFRADWTSLQSYQAPGWYDDAKFGIFIHWGVYSVPAFGSEWYSRLMYKQGTPEFAHHVATYGPQSKFGYKDFIPMFKAEHFDPQAWAKLFHDAGARYVVPVAEHHDGFAMYDSKLSEWTAAKMGPHRDVVGELSKAVRAEGMHFGVSSHRAEHDWFFDGGRQFDSDVNDPRYAGLYGPAEAHLAKKDEDLYNDWTYVSQAWLDDWLARTTELINDYHPDLIYFDWWIGHPTFRNTLPKMLAYYYNQGAQRGGVVVNYKQGDFVAGAGTLDVERGQLTGIYPEHWQTDTSISNASWGYVEHDTYKSPQELIHLLVDVVSKNGNLLLNIGPRADGTIPEDAQRILLAMGGWLKTNGDAIYATRPWRVFGEGPTEVVGGTFQDTKTKPYTAQDFRFTTKNGVLYAIELGWPAGGKTVIHSIKPGDHVRAVSLLANGKRVDWQQQADGLHLSLPAKPVGDYAYVYQIELAP; encoded by the coding sequence ATGGCCGGGGCCAGTCTTGCGCAATCGACCGCACCTACCGCCGCGACGCTGTCGCCGCACGATGCGGATCTGATCTGGCAGAAGGCTACGGCGAAATTCGAACCCGAGCGCCGCGCGCTCCTGTCGGACGTGGACAAGGGCATCAGCCAAGGGCCTTTTCGCGCTGACTGGACCTCGTTGCAGAGCTATCAAGCGCCGGGTTGGTACGACGATGCCAAGTTCGGCATCTTCATCCACTGGGGTGTGTACTCCGTGCCCGCGTTTGGCAGCGAATGGTATTCGCGCTTGATGTACAAGCAGGGTACGCCGGAATTCGCTCATCACGTGGCGACGTACGGACCGCAATCGAAATTCGGCTACAAAGATTTCATTCCGATGTTCAAGGCCGAACATTTCGATCCGCAGGCCTGGGCAAAGCTCTTCCATGATGCGGGCGCACGCTATGTCGTACCCGTCGCCGAGCATCACGATGGCTTTGCCATGTACGACTCGAAACTGTCGGAATGGACAGCGGCCAAAATGGGCCCGCATCGCGATGTAGTGGGAGAGTTGTCGAAAGCCGTTCGCGCGGAAGGTATGCATTTTGGCGTGTCGTCGCATCGCGCAGAGCACGATTGGTTTTTTGACGGCGGCCGGCAATTCGATTCTGATGTGAACGATCCGCGCTACGCTGGATTGTACGGACCGGCCGAAGCGCATCTCGCCAAAAAAGACGAAGATCTCTACAACGATTGGACCTATGTCTCTCAGGCTTGGCTGGATGACTGGCTCGCGCGCACCACAGAGCTGATCAACGATTACCACCCGGATCTGATCTACTTCGACTGGTGGATCGGCCATCCCACCTTCCGCAATACGCTGCCGAAGATGCTGGCGTACTACTACAACCAGGGCGCTCAGCGTGGCGGTGTGGTGGTCAATTACAAGCAGGGTGATTTTGTAGCTGGCGCAGGGACACTGGACGTCGAGCGCGGACAGCTGACCGGCATCTATCCCGAGCATTGGCAGACCGATACGTCGATCAGCAACGCTTCGTGGGGCTATGTCGAGCACGACACCTACAAGTCGCCCCAAGAGCTCATCCACTTGCTGGTGGATGTGGTCAGCAAGAATGGCAATCTGTTGCTGAATATCGGGCCGCGTGCGGACGGCACCATTCCGGAAGACGCACAGAGAATTCTGCTCGCCATGGGAGGCTGGCTGAAGACCAATGGCGACGCCATCTACGCGACCCGGCCATGGCGCGTATTCGGTGAAGGACCTACCGAAGTCGTGGGCGGTACGTTCCAGGACACCAAGACCAAACCGTATACAGCGCAGGATTTCCGCTTCACCACCAAGAACGGTGTGCTCTACGCCATCGAGCTTGGCTGGCCTGCCGGTGGGAAGACGGTGATCCATTCGATCAAACCGGGTGACCATGTGCGCGCAGTGAGCCTGCTTGCGAATGGAAAACGCGTCGATTGGCAGCAGCAGGCAGACGGCCTCCACCTTTCGCTGCCTGCGAAACCGGTGGGAGATTACGCTTACGTTTACCAGATCGAGTTGGCTCCATGA
- a CDS encoding aldo/keto reductase, producing the protein MTPTTNQTQSGSARTELQHGLRSRLAFGGAPIGNLYESVDEETATLTLSRAWLRDIRHFDTAPYYGYGLSESRIGAALSGVPRDSFSLSTKVGRLIEADAGQTQHADGFIVDGQRARFDYSRDGVLRSVEASLRRLRTDHVEVLLLHDIGALTHGEHHAAVLHQALNEALPAMEELRTQGVCRAIGLGVNEEAVCLEVMPRFSLDVIMLAGRYTLFEQAHSIGVMAQAKARGIAILAAGPYNSGLLGNNEGPGHFYNYAPADQTVQQRAQRFYDVLGETHTDVGAAALQFPLAHAAVASVVCGLRSVDEVDMASKRMQTPIPNEAWRALRHAGLLQQDAPTP; encoded by the coding sequence ATGACACCAACCACGAACCAAACCCAATCGGGCTCAGCCAGAACCGAGCTGCAGCATGGACTCAGGTCTCGCCTGGCATTCGGTGGTGCGCCGATCGGCAATCTCTACGAATCGGTGGATGAGGAAACAGCCACCCTGACCCTGTCGCGCGCATGGCTGCGCGACATCCGCCATTTCGACACCGCGCCTTATTACGGCTACGGTCTCAGCGAAAGCCGGATCGGCGCGGCCCTTTCGGGCGTGCCCCGCGACAGCTTCAGCCTGTCGACCAAGGTCGGGCGGCTGATCGAAGCGGATGCGGGCCAAACGCAGCATGCCGATGGCTTTATCGTCGATGGACAACGTGCCCGCTTCGACTACAGCCGCGACGGTGTGTTGCGCTCAGTCGAAGCAAGCTTGCGACGCCTGCGTACCGATCACGTCGAAGTGCTGTTGTTGCACGATATCGGCGCACTGACGCATGGCGAACATCACGCTGCCGTACTGCATCAGGCGCTGAATGAAGCGTTGCCGGCTATGGAAGAACTCCGCACCCAGGGCGTATGCCGTGCCATCGGCCTGGGCGTGAATGAAGAAGCCGTATGCCTGGAAGTGATGCCGCGCTTTTCGTTGGACGTGATCATGCTGGCCGGTCGCTACACCTTGTTCGAACAGGCGCACAGCATCGGCGTGATGGCGCAAGCGAAAGCTCGCGGCATCGCGATACTTGCTGCCGGCCCCTACAACTCAGGCCTGCTTGGTAACAATGAGGGGCCGGGCCATTTCTACAACTATGCACCTGCCGACCAGACCGTGCAGCAGCGTGCGCAACGTTTCTACGATGTGCTCGGCGAGACACATACCGATGTCGGCGCAGCCGCGCTGCAATTTCCCCTCGCCCATGCTGCCGTTGCGAGCGTGGTATGCGGCCTGCGCTCTGTCGACGAAGTCGACATGGCCAGTAAACGCATGCAAACGCCCATTCCGAATGAAGCCTGGCGCGCCTTGCGTCACGCCGGCTTACTGCAACAAGACGCGCCCACGCCATGA
- a CDS encoding glycoside hydrolase family 3 protein produces MRQVFAISKTGMLVTAWLWMAVAACVTAQDAPTQVSALVARMTLPEKVSQLQSGAPAIPRLGIAAYDWWSEGLHGNARDGYATVFPQAIGLASSWDVGLLNQVGTVVSTEARAKFNAVGAGHDHARYQGLSIWSPNINIFRDPRWGRGQETYGEDPYLTGQLAVGFIHGIQGDDPVHLRAIATPKHFVVHSGPESGRHGFDVDVSPHDLEATYLPAFRAAIVEGQAASIMCAYNALHGTPVCADDRLLTTLLRHDWGFKGYVVSDCDAIDDMTQFHYFKPDNAQSSAAAIRAGTDLDCGDAYARLQDAVHQGYVGEPSLDAALTRLFAARQQFGEWGAANDPYATIGMDQVDSSAHRQLALQAALESMVLLKNEHSLLPLQQGMRLAVVGPNADTLETLEANYHGTARAPVTPLLGLRERFGAQQIRYAQGSPIASGVPVPIPETALRTPDGAHAGLTGEYFDTLNFSGAPALTRNDRLIDFDWDHVAPTDSLHASRYAVRWRGELLPPGAGDYTLAVHVDRCFDCAGHDTVRLYVDDRLVIDGRGSDATMPANLHFENTRAHSIRLELVHGGQDQGVRLQWLAPADAQLAEAEAATKQADAVVAFVGLSPDVEGEELKIDVPGFNGGDRTNIGLPASQQALLERVAASGKPLVVVLMSGSAVALNWAKAHADAIVAAWYPGEEGGDAIAQVLAGDYNPGGRLPVTFYHATSDLPPFVSYAMQGRTYRYFTGTPLYPFGYGLSYTHFAYSDLKLSASRLQAGESLQATVTVRNDGKRAGDEVVQVYLDAPDMPSAPRHALAGFRRVHLAAGESRSLRFELTPRLLSQVDAQGGRAVEAGHYQLFAGGAQPGNGDGVAGTFVIVGDQSLPR; encoded by the coding sequence ATGAGACAGGTTTTCGCCATCTCGAAAACAGGCATGCTGGTGACAGCATGGCTGTGGATGGCCGTTGCCGCCTGTGTCACAGCGCAGGATGCACCCACGCAGGTCTCCGCGTTGGTGGCGCGCATGACGTTGCCTGAGAAAGTGTCACAGTTGCAGAGTGGAGCGCCGGCCATTCCCCGGCTTGGTATCGCCGCTTATGACTGGTGGAGCGAAGGCCTGCATGGCAATGCGCGCGATGGCTATGCCACTGTGTTTCCGCAAGCGATCGGGCTTGCGTCAAGCTGGGATGTCGGCTTGCTCAATCAAGTCGGCACGGTCGTATCGACCGAGGCTCGCGCCAAGTTCAACGCGGTAGGCGCCGGGCACGATCACGCACGTTATCAGGGGCTCAGCATCTGGTCCCCGAATATCAATATTTTCCGTGACCCGCGCTGGGGACGTGGCCAAGAAACTTATGGCGAGGATCCCTACCTCACCGGCCAACTTGCAGTGGGCTTTATCCACGGCATCCAGGGCGATGATCCGGTGCATTTGCGCGCCATTGCCACACCCAAACACTTTGTCGTGCATAGCGGCCCTGAATCGGGGCGCCATGGTTTCGATGTGGATGTTTCCCCGCATGACCTGGAAGCGACTTATCTGCCCGCCTTTCGTGCAGCAATCGTCGAAGGGCAGGCCGCATCCATCATGTGCGCCTACAACGCTTTGCACGGCACCCCCGTGTGCGCCGATGACCGCCTGCTGACGACGTTGCTGCGTCACGACTGGGGCTTCAAGGGATATGTCGTTTCCGATTGCGATGCGATCGATGACATGACCCAATTTCATTACTTCAAACCGGATAATGCCCAATCTTCCGCTGCCGCCATCCGCGCCGGGACTGACCTGGACTGTGGCGACGCTTACGCCCGGTTACAGGATGCTGTGCATCAGGGTTACGTTGGCGAACCGTCACTCGATGCGGCATTGACGCGGCTTTTCGCAGCACGCCAACAATTCGGCGAATGGGGAGCGGCCAATGATCCCTATGCAACGATCGGCATGGATCAGGTAGACAGTTCGGCCCATCGCCAGCTCGCATTGCAAGCTGCGCTGGAATCGATGGTGCTGCTGAAGAACGAACACAGCCTGTTGCCGTTGCAACAAGGCATGCGCCTGGCAGTTGTGGGGCCGAACGCCGACACGCTGGAAACACTCGAAGCCAACTATCACGGCACGGCACGCGCGCCAGTGACGCCATTGCTGGGATTGCGCGAGCGTTTCGGCGCGCAGCAGATTCGCTATGCGCAAGGTTCTCCCATTGCCAGCGGCGTACCGGTGCCTATTCCGGAAACCGCGCTGCGCACGCCGGATGGTGCGCACGCTGGCTTGACCGGCGAATATTTCGATACGCTGAATTTCAGCGGCGCGCCTGCGTTGACTCGCAACGATCGCCTGATCGATTTCGATTGGGATCATGTCGCGCCGACCGATAGCTTGCATGCAAGTCGTTATGCCGTGCGCTGGCGCGGTGAACTGTTGCCGCCGGGAGCTGGGGATTACACTCTGGCCGTGCATGTCGACCGCTGTTTCGACTGCGCCGGTCACGATACGGTGCGTCTGTATGTGGATGACCGTCTGGTGATCGATGGCCGCGGCAGTGACGCGACGATGCCGGCCAACCTGCATTTCGAGAATACGCGCGCCCATAGTATTCGGCTTGAACTAGTCCATGGCGGCCAGGACCAGGGTGTGCGGCTGCAGTGGCTCGCGCCCGCTGATGCGCAGTTGGCTGAAGCGGAAGCTGCTACGAAACAGGCGGATGCTGTCGTCGCTTTTGTCGGGTTGTCGCCGGATGTAGAAGGCGAAGAGCTGAAAATCGATGTGCCCGGTTTCAATGGCGGTGACCGTACCAACATCGGGCTGCCGGCGTCTCAGCAGGCCTTGCTGGAGCGTGTCGCTGCCAGCGGCAAACCGCTGGTGGTTGTGCTGATGTCGGGCAGTGCCGTCGCGCTCAATTGGGCCAAGGCGCATGCCGATGCCATCGTGGCGGCGTGGTATCCCGGCGAAGAGGGTGGCGATGCCATCGCGCAAGTACTGGCGGGTGACTACAACCCCGGTGGCCGTCTGCCGGTGACGTTCTATCACGCCACCAGCGATCTGCCGCCGTTCGTGAGTTACGCGATGCAGGGACGTACCTATCGCTATTTCACAGGTACACCGCTTTATCCGTTCGGTTACGGCCTGAGCTATACACATTTTGCCTATAGCGACTTGAAGCTATCGGCGTCTCGGTTGCAGGCAGGCGAATCGCTGCAGGCAACGGTTACGGTTCGTAATGACGGCAAGCGGGCAGGCGATGAAGTCGTGCAGGTTTACCTCGACGCACCAGACATGCCTTCAGCACCGCGGCATGCCTTGGCGGGTTTCCGTCGCGTCCATCTGGCTGCGGGTGAAAGCCGCAGCCTTCGCTTCGAGCTGACGCCGCGCCTGTTGAGTCAGGTGGATGCGCAAGGCGGCCGCGCAGTCGAGGCGGGGCATTACCAATTATTCGCAGGTGGAGCGCAGCCGGGGAACGGAGATGGCGTTGCTGGCACATTCGTCATTGTCGGAGATCAGTCGTTGCCGCGTTGA
- a CDS encoding glucokinase, whose product MKADYHLYGDADHAEPSANDVGTVALRADASATVMVSPLSAEQGAFLAADVGGTHARLGLLVKRPNQDAPVMLAYRVYKCAEFASLDTIVRAFCDAFAVRPRRLVLACAGFLHEGHVVNNNLVWPIVPADLKSALALTDVEVLNDFEALAYGTAYLDASSIQTLHAPARREHAGKGPVVIVGPGTGLGVAVRLPDAQPKVLATEAGHIQLAARVGREQQVLAELAPPDTHVPYDDVLSGPGLLRLYRAVCRLESVPVVLEDPSAITAAACAGTDAQALETLQLFCGWLGSYIGDLAMLYGATGGVYLAGGFLSRITDFIIKSRFIERFLDKGVVRPFLQTVPVHVVDHAQLAVIGAASWLMDRSSHHCTQT is encoded by the coding sequence ATGAAAGCCGATTACCACCTCTATGGTGATGCAGATCATGCAGAGCCATCCGCGAATGACGTCGGCACTGTGGCGTTGCGCGCCGATGCTTCGGCGACTGTCATGGTGAGCCCGCTTTCTGCGGAGCAAGGCGCCTTTCTCGCTGCCGATGTGGGCGGCACGCATGCTCGGTTGGGATTGCTCGTGAAGCGGCCAAATCAGGACGCTCCCGTCATGCTTGCGTACCGCGTCTACAAGTGCGCGGAGTTTGCCAGCCTGGATACCATCGTGCGCGCTTTCTGCGACGCATTCGCGGTGCGGCCGCGCCGACTTGTGCTCGCTTGCGCAGGCTTTCTGCACGAAGGGCATGTCGTCAACAACAATCTGGTATGGCCGATCGTACCGGCCGACCTCAAGAGTGCGCTCGCGCTGACCGACGTCGAGGTGCTCAACGATTTCGAAGCGCTTGCTTATGGCACGGCGTATCTCGATGCAAGCAGCATTCAAACCCTGCATGCGCCCGCGCGGCGCGAGCATGCAGGCAAGGGGCCGGTGGTGATTGTCGGTCCAGGTACGGGGCTTGGCGTAGCCGTGCGCTTGCCCGACGCCCAGCCGAAAGTGCTGGCGACGGAAGCGGGACACATCCAACTGGCTGCACGTGTGGGGCGGGAACAACAAGTGCTCGCTGAGCTGGCGCCGCCTGATACCCATGTTCCCTACGATGATGTGCTTTCTGGTCCGGGGCTGTTGCGCCTTTATCGCGCAGTGTGTCGGCTGGAAAGCGTTCCGGTGGTGCTTGAAGATCCTTCTGCCATCACGGCAGCGGCGTGCGCAGGCACCGATGCGCAAGCGCTGGAGACTCTGCAGCTATTTTGCGGCTGGCTTGGTTCCTACATCGGTGATCTGGCCATGTTGTACGGTGCGACGGGCGGCGTCTATCTCGCCGGCGGTTTTCTTTCGCGCATCACCGATTTCATAATCAAGAGCCGTTTTATCGAGCGCTTTCTGGATAAAGGCGTTGTGCGTCCTTTCCTGCAGACGGTGCCAGTGCATGTGGTGGACCATGCCCAGCTCGCCGTGATTGGCGCAGCAAGCTGGCTGATGGATCGCTCCTCGCATCACTGCACTCAAACCTGA
- a CDS encoding glycosyl hydrolase family 18 protein yields the protein MMKRVMKLVCALGATLACGTAFAAQPDALFYLMGTQKSVDSFVAHVDKIGLLVPTWYGVDNQGLVNGGPNAYVLHMAKEHRLPIEPIISMSAGRNGFHELLHDETAKRHMIDAMLQQATQYGYAGFQFDFESISWTDRDAYTLLVKQTAEALHKHSLKLSIAVVPNAPGHAGEGRFSKWMWQYWRGAYDLAELGKYADLICLMTYDQHTRWTVPGPVDGMPWVMAQLKYALTLVPREKLSLGIALYGYHWYTGDPVRDDGTEASNIKADYIDADESIPLAQEQQANVQWDPVEHESWYYFYRDDMREWVFMPDEHSFRDRYAVVKQYGLEGFCAWVLGAEGPKVWDELPVAQR from the coding sequence ATGATGAAGCGAGTAATGAAGTTGGTCTGCGCACTGGGTGCGACGCTTGCCTGCGGCACCGCATTTGCTGCGCAGCCAGATGCGTTGTTCTACTTGATGGGCACGCAAAAGTCCGTCGACTCCTTTGTTGCTCATGTCGACAAGATTGGTCTACTGGTTCCCACGTGGTACGGCGTTGACAACCAAGGTCTGGTCAACGGGGGACCGAATGCGTACGTCCTGCATATGGCGAAGGAACACCGGCTTCCGATTGAGCCGATCATATCCATGTCAGCCGGACGTAACGGTTTTCATGAACTGCTGCACGATGAAACCGCCAAACGGCACATGATCGACGCGATGCTGCAGCAGGCCACGCAATACGGTTACGCCGGATTCCAGTTCGACTTCGAAAGCATTTCCTGGACCGACCGCGATGCTTATACCTTGCTGGTTAAGCAAACCGCAGAAGCCTTGCACAAGCACAGCCTGAAGTTGTCGATCGCGGTAGTGCCCAACGCGCCAGGGCACGCTGGGGAGGGACGCTTTTCCAAGTGGATGTGGCAGTACTGGCGTGGTGCTTACGATCTCGCCGAGTTGGGCAAGTATGCAGATTTGATCTGTCTGATGACCTACGACCAGCACACGCGCTGGACGGTGCCGGGCCCGGTGGATGGCATGCCGTGGGTCATGGCGCAATTGAAGTATGCATTGACCCTGGTGCCCAGGGAGAAACTGTCGCTGGGCATCGCCTTGTATGGTTATCACTGGTATACCGGGGATCCGGTGCGTGATGACGGCACCGAAGCTTCCAATATCAAGGCCGACTATATCGACGCTGATGAATCCATTCCGTTGGCGCAAGAACAGCAGGCAAACGTGCAATGGGATCCGGTCGAGCATGAGTCCTGGTATTACTTCTACCGCGACGATATGCGCGAATGGGTCTTCATGCCCGATGAACACAGCTTTCGCGATCGCTATGCGGTGGTGAAGCAATATGGGCTGGAAGGTTTTTGCGCGTGGGTGCTTGGTGCGGAAGGTCCCAAGGTGTGGGATGAGCTGCCTGTTGCGCAGCGCTGA